The Kaistella daneshvariae genomic sequence CGCGCTGCGCTTCCTTCTGGATTTTTTTACCAAGTAAGTTTGATAAATTCGCCATGCTTTTATCCACAGATTCCAACCAAACGTCTTCTGAAATTAAATTCAGCGAGCGCTTAAAGAACGGTTGCTTTGGGGTGTGAATAAACCACGTAATTTTTGTTCTGTTCCCCATAGGCACGAATTTAAAGTTCAGCAAATAAGGTGTGTGTTTTCTGCCCTCATAAAGCTGAAATTTTAAAGTTTTGTTTGGGTTGGAATATCTAATGAAAAGTTCACCTGAAGCATCCTCATCCTTCGCATCCTGAAACGTTAATGAGCTTCCCTTTCCTTCATACGGAGTGAAGAACTCCAGAGACTTATTTTTATTATCGGAAAAATAACTGTTCCAAAGGGCAAAATTTTGCAGATTATTGAATTGCGGGAAAACTTTTTCTACCGGATAATTGATTTCTTTTTCTACGGTAAAATTTTTATTCTCAGGTGCAAAAAACATCAGCACCGCATACACGATGCCTAAAAGCAAAATAAGAAAAAGAGCAATTTTTATCCAGCGCATGGCGCAAAAATACATAAAAACGTACGCACAAAAAAACGGCAGTAAAATTACCGCCGCCTTTGATTATTTTTAAAAAATCATTTACGGAATTTGCGTTCCGGGATGTATGACTGCATTTTTTTTCACGACTACAATGCCGTCCTTAATAGAATGGGTTTCGAAATCGCCGTCCTCAAGATGCCGTCCTCCAATAATGCGCGCGTTGTCACCGATGCGGCAGTTTTTATCCAGAATTGCTCTTTCGATGTAGCAATATTTTCCCACGCCTACATTCGGGCTGCCGTTTTGGTCGTTCTCTACTATTTCATTGGTGTCCTGATAAAAATCCGCGCCCATCATATAGGTATTCACCAAAGTGCTTCCTTTATCAATGCGGCTTCTGTTTCCGACAATTGAATTTTCAATCTTGTCTGCCATCACAATACAGCCATCACCAAAAATGGCTTTACTCACGTATGAACCGAGAATTTTCGACGGAGGCAACATCCGTGCGCGCGTATAAATGGGTCTGTTGCTGAATAAATTAAAATCGGGGAAATTTCTGGTTAAATTTAAATTTGCCTCAAAGAAAGACTGTATCGTTCCGATATCCGTCCAGTAACCTTCAAATTGAAAACTTAAAGTTTTATAGGTGCCGATGGCGTTTGGTATTAATTCTCCCCCAAAATCGTCGCCCGGATCATCTTCGAACATCTTTTTTAAGACAGCTTTGCTGAAAACATAAATTCCCATCGAAGCCAAATATTCTTTGCTCTGGTTACGGTTTTTTTCCGAAACCTCCGATTTCCATTCGTGCAAAACTTCTTCTGAAGGCTTTTCAATAAATGAAGTGATATTCCCTTCGTCATCAGATTTTAAAATACCGAACCCCGTGGCATCGTGTGCGTTTACCGGAATTGTGGCGATGGTGATATCTCCTTTATTATGGCAGTGAAAATCGATCATTTCCCGGAAATCCATTTGATAAAGTTGGTCGCCCGAAAGAATTAAAATATAATCGTATTCGTACTTGTCCAGATGTTTCATAGACTGGCGCACCGCATCAGCTGTTCCCTGATACCACTGGTCGTTCTCCACGTTTTGTTCTGCGGCTAAAATATCCACAAATCCTTTGCTGAAAATATCGAAGTGAAATGAGTTTTTAATGTGCGAATTCAGCGAGGCCGAATTAAACTGCGTGAGCACCAAAATTCGGTTAAACCCAGAATTTAAACAGTTTGAAATCGGAATGTCCACCAGGCGGTATTTTCCTGCGATGGGCACCGCGGGTTTTGAACGCGTATTGGTGAGCGGAAACAACCGGCTTCCCCTACCGCCGCCGAGAACTATCGAGATTACACTGGGTTTCATATTAGACTTTTTTGTTGGATGGTGTGATTGCTAACAATATTAGTCATTTTCGGGTAGAATTCAAAATAAAAACCGCCGAATAGCGGGGCTTTAAGAAAATTTAACGCTCTAGGGCAAATTGAAAAAAGGTGTTCATTTAGGCCGATATTTTTTTAAAAATTTAAAACAGGATTACGGAGAGGAAAATGTTGGAAATTTTAAAACGGAAAAATTGCCCAAAAAGCAGGATATTTTTGCGAGGCAACTTTTATTTTCGAAAATGAAAAAATTTGGCGTTAAAGCAGCAAATTTTTTAATTTTAGCCAACTTGAAAACCTTGCAAATATTAAACAAAAAAATCTCCCATTAAAATGAGAGATTTTCGCGATCCGGACGGGATTCGAACCCGCGACCTCCGCCGTGACAGGGCGGCATTCTAACCAGCTGAACTACCGGATCAATTTTTTGAAAAGTAATTGTAAACTTTTTGCGATCCGGACGGGATTCGAACCCGCGACCTCCGCCGTGACAGGGCGGCATTCTAACCAGCTGAACTACCGGATCTTTAGAATAAAAAGAACTTCTTTCTTTTTGGTGAGTGCAAAAATACACTTTTTATGACAGTCTGCAAATAATTTTATAAAAAAATGCTTTCCCACACGGGAAAGCACTCATTTTCAATGTTCTTATTTTCTACAAATGTGCAGACAATTTTTCGGTAATCACCTCTTTGGATGCCACACCAACGATTTTATCCACCACTTCTCCGTTTTTAAAGATTAAAACAGTGGGGATATTGCGGATTCCGTAGTCCACAGAAACCTGCTGGTTGTTATCCACATCTACTTTTCCTACTATTGCACGGCCATCAAAGTCTGTAGCAACCTCTTCGATAATTGGTCCCAACATTCTGCACGGTCCGCACCATACTGCCCAAAAATCTACCAACACCGGTTTATCTGAATTCAATACCGTTTCTTTGAACGATTGATCTGTAATCTCTAATGCCATTTTTATTGTATTTTAAGTTATTTCGAAAGACAAATTTACAAATTTCACCTCAAATGAACGAAGTACCTATCTATGTTCAATATCATGATTTTCTATTTTGAAGCTTTCCGCAATACCTTCAAGCGCCGCTACCAAAGCGTCAATCTCCTCTTTTGTTGTTAAATGACTGAAGGAAACTCTTAAAGGTGTGGTACTGTTCATTTCATCTTCATTCAAAATCATCATCATCACCATGGAAGGTTTTGAAGCTCCCGACGAACAGGCACTTCCCTGAGAAATCGCAATGCCTTTCATATCGAGTTTCAAACCGATCATCGGATCTTTAAATGGCAAAAGCAGACTTAAAACCGTATCTAAGCTGGCGTCCATTTCAGCACTTCTGCCGTTAAATTTTATCCCATCGATTTTCTGCGTAAGCTGCTCAATCGCGTATTTTTTAATTTCTTTAATGTGGGTGGAATATTCTTCCATATGATTTACGGAAAGTTCCAGCGCTTTACCAAGCCCGGCAATTCCGCACACATTTTCGGTGCCCGCACGCAGACTTCTTTCCTGCGGTCCACCGGTGATAATTCCTTTTAAACCAGAAGATTTTCGCACAAAAGCAAATCCGCTGCCTTTCGGTCCGTGAAATTTATGTGCGCTGCAAGAGGCAAAATCAACCTTAATATCCGAAAAATCAAGCTCCATATGCGCCATCGACTGTACGGTATCTGAATGGAAAAGCGCGTTATTTTCTTTGCAGATTTCAGCAACTTTTTTGATGTCTAGCAGATTACCGATTTCGTTATTGGCGTGCATCAGCGAAACCAATGTTTTTTTGTCGGATTTTTGAAGCGCTTCGGTTAGATCATCTAAACTGATATCGCCTTTGCTGTTCGGGCGCAGATAAACCACCTCAACACCTTTTCTCTTTTTCATGTCGAGCACCGTTTCCGCCACGCATTTATGTTCCAGCGGCGACGTGATGATGCGCTCCACACCTAAATGATTCACACACGATTTGATAATCATGTTGTTCGACTCGGTTCCACACGAGGTAAAAATAATTTCTGCAGGCGTTACGTGCAGATAATTGGCAACATCGCGGCGGACATTTTCCAGAAGAATTTTCGCCTCCTGCCCGAAACTGTGCGTTGAAGACGGGTTGCCGTAATTGGTTTTCAAAACCGCCACCATCGTATCTATAACTTCCTCGGAAAGCGGTGTTGTAGCCGCATTATCCAAATAAATCTTATTCATTGAGCCTTTTTCTTAATATATTTTTCGGAGGTTAAATTTAATGAAAAAATTTATAATGACCTTCATCTGCCCAGTTCAACATGGGGCGATCTGCCGCGGTATCACCAAAGGCAATAGTTTTGTCAAATTTTCGGCCCAAAATGGCCATTTTTATCCGATTTACCTTTTCATCGCCGTTGCAGTTTTTTCCCAGGAAATTTCCGGTAAATTTCCCATCAATAAATTCCCCTTTTGTGGCAAGTAAATTCATTTTTAAATAATCAGCAAATGGTTTTACCCAAATGTCCAGCGAAGCCGTGACCAAAAAGCTTTCGGTTTGTGTGCGGTCGATATTTTTAATGAATTCCAACGCGTGTTCGCGCAGGATTTTTTGATGAAACAAATCGAAGAAAATTTGGCTTTTTAGCTCGATATTTTTTCTGGATTCACCTTTCAGAACTGAAGAAATAAAACTTTTTTTCACTTTTTCAGCTTCAGCCAAATTCATTTTCAGTAAAACAAAAAGCGGGATATGTTTGATGAATTGCGCGTAAAATTTCATCGGATTATAGAACTTTAAAAACAAAAACATGGTGTCTTTGAAGGTTAAAGTTCCATCAAAATCAAAACAGTATAACTTTTTCATCAAGGTTAAAGCTTTAATTTCTTAAAAATAAATTCCGGTATATTTCTGATAATCAGCATTATTAAAGCCCAAATAGGTAAAATATAAGCCGTGTTTCTGCCATTTTTATACGCTTTGTAAATTGCGTCAGCGGCCTGTTTTGGCGTTGCTGTCAATTTTGGATTTAAAGGCAATCCTTCGGTCATTTTTGTCGCCATAAAACCTGGTTTTACGGTTAAAACGTGCACTTTTTTATCAAACAGATAATTTCGCAAACCGCTTAAATAAGCTGTTAAACCAGCTTTCGCGCTGCCGTAAATAAAATTGCTTTGGCGCCCGCGTTCGCCCGCAACCGAGGAAAGCACGATCATGGTTCCAATGCGTTTTCTTTCCATTTTATCTGCAAAATAATTTAAAACCGGGACGAGTTTCGCGTAATTAACGTCGATGATATTTTTGGTATTCCGATTGTCGTAAAGGCCTTCTTCGGTTCCTGAACCCAAAAATCCGGTGGCGCAGAAAAGCAAATTGGAACTGATATTTTCGAAAGTTGAAAAGTCGATGGGCTTCAGCAAATTAAGTTCGATAATTTCAGACTGCTGAACATATTTCACCTCCAGATGTTTTGCGAACTTTTCCGCTGTTTCCCGGTTAGAGGTAAACAGAAAGATCTTGGAGTGTTTTTCACCCGAATTCAGCGCTTTTTCTACAAAAGCCTGCGCAACCTCAGAATTGCTTCCTAAAACAATCATATCTTTCTTTTATTTTTAAAAATTAGCGGTTATTTGGCCGGATTTTTCGCTTTTAGCCGTTCTGGATTCTTTTGGACTGCAGCGACACAAACTTGGAATTATTCACGTTTTCCAAATAATTTACAAGTGAGGGTTTGCTCATGGAATCTTTGGTGAGATAGATTCTACCGCCGTAGCTTTCTACAATTTTATCGAGCTTTTCGACCAGATTTTTCAGTTTTGCATTCATTTTAAAATCCAGCGCCAAAGTATACCCTTCAATCGGGAAAGAATTATAAGCTTCTTCATTTGCTTTTCCGAAAAGTTTCAGCACCGCCAGGAAAGAGCCGTTGCCGCTGGCCGCGATGGTTTCCAGTATTTTTTTCATTCCTTCCTTACCTGTTGCTTTTGGCAAGACCAGTTGGTATTGGATAAAACCGTTTTTTCCATAAATGCGGTTCCAATCCTTGACCACATCCAAAGGATAAAAAAAGTCCTCAAAATGCACGATATTTTTCACCATCTTTTTACTTTGTTTCTTAAAGTAAAGGAAATTGAAAAGTTTTACCGTGAGATTATTCAAAACAAAACCTGGAAAAAAGAACGGAATTTTGGGCGATATTTTTTTCTGAAGCTGTAACAAATTATTTTGCAGATTTAGCGGCAATTCATGTTTGAAGGCATGTTCGCCGCGCATTAAAATACTTCGCCCCAGATTTTCACCTTTTTGCAGACAATCGATCCAGGCGACGTTGTATGTATAGGATTCGCTTTCATCAAAAAGCTGGAAAATCTCGTCTAAATTTTCAGCTTTTATCCTTTCCTGGCGGATGTAGGAAGTTTCAATATTCTTCAGCTTAAATTTTGCTGAAAGAATAATTCCGGAAAGTCCCATTCCACCAATAGTAGCCCAAAATTTATCAGCATTGTCGCTTCGCGAGCAATTCAGCACTTCACCGTTTTCGTTTAATAATGAGAATTCCAGAACATATTCGGAAAAACAGCCTTCTGCATGATGATTTTTGCCGTGTACATCCGAAGCAATGGCGCCGCCAACAGTAATATATTTGGTGCCTGGCGTCACGTAGAGAAAATATCCCTGTGGAATGATAACTTCTAAAACCTCCGAAAGTAGAACACCAGATTCACATTCGATGATGCCGTTAAGCCGGTCGAAACTAATGAATTTGTTGAGCCTTTTGGTGGAAAAAATATTTTCAGCCAGAGCGGCATCGCCATAGCAGCGGCCGTTTCCACGTGCGATAATCTCATGGTGATTCCGCACATATTCCTGAATTTTCGCTAAAGAATCTTCGCTCCGCATTTCCTTTTCCACCACCGGAAAATTCCCCCAGTTAGAGACCTTTTGCTTAAAATTCGGTTTCATCTGTAATTAGTTATTTAAAATAAATTTGAAGTAAAAATGCTGCAAGCCAAAACACCAAGGTCACCTGGATGTAGCGGTCTTTGTAGATAATTTTAGTAGGAGATTCCGTTCTATTGTACACCAACGTTTGCTGAAGGTAACGTAAAAATGCAAAAACCACGAAAAAAACGGTATAAAAAACCCGCGGATGAAAGCGCTGCTGCACTTCCGGTGATAATGTAAACATCAGATAACACACAATTGCAAGCGCGCAACTAATGGAAAGTGCAATGTCTGCGAACTGAACATTATAACCATCCAATGATTTTCTGGTTCTGCCGGAAACCTGCGCATTCACCAGCTCGCCACGTCTTTTTCCGATGGCCAAAACCAATGCTAAAACGAAAGTCAGTAAAATTGCCCACTGCGAGATTAAAATTCCGCTGGCATAACCACCGGCCAGTACGCGCAGTACAAAACCGACCGAAATGATGCAAACATCAACAATCGCCACATGTTTCAGCTTGAAAGTGTACGCGAGATTCATCACGAAATAGAACAGAATAATCACCGCAAATTGCCAGTAATTTGTGGCGTAAAGCGTTTGCATGGTGAAGATGGTAAGTACAACCAGTGCAAGCAAAATAGCTAAAAAAAACTTAGCAGTTGCTTTGGAAACAGTTCCACTGGCGAGCGGACGATTCTTTTTCTCGGGATGCTTGCGGTCCGATTCCATATCCGAATAATCATTGATGATATAAATGCTGCTGGCTATGAAAGAAAAGGTGAGAAAAGCAAAAATGCTTTTAATCAAAAGCTCGAGATTGGTAATGTTGCCGGAAAAAAATAAAGGTGCGAAAACAAAAAGGTTTTTCACCCATTGCTCCACCCGCAGCAGTTTTAGATATTTATTCATTCAAACAGAATCAGTTGCGAAAATAGTGATTTTATAATAAAAAAATCCGCCGAAGCGGATTTAAAAAGTGATATGCTAAGGAAATTAATTTCCGGTTTTAGCATCATTAATCATTTCTTCATTTGCAGTAATTGCAAATTCAACTCGCCTGTTTTGAGCTCTGCCTTCATCAGTATCGTTGGTTGCAATAGGTTCCTGTTCGCCACGTCCCATGGTAATCATTCGGGAAGCGTCCACACCTTTGGAAATCAGATAAGATTTCACCGCTGCTGCACGTCTGTCTGAAAGTGAAAGGTTGTAGCTATCGGTACCTTTGCTGTCGGTATAACCATAAATATTAATATTGGTGTCCGGGTTATTTTTAAGGACTTCTGCTAATTTATCAAGGTTCATTTGTGCTGCAGAAGTAAGGTTTGAAGAATCGAAACCAAAATTTACCATATTTTCTTTCATGGTTACTTTAATACCTTCACCTACTCTTTCCACTTCGGCGCCAGGTAATGTTTCTTTAATTTCTTTCGCCTGTTTATCCATTTTTCCGCCGATTACGTTACCGGCAACACCACCTACAATACCGCCAAGAACAGCGCCCACTGGTGCATTTTTACCTTTCCCTACATTATTACCGATGATCCCGCCGATTACTGCTCCTGCAGCAGTTCCGATGACGGTTCCTTTCTGTTGATTATTTGCGTTTTTTACAGTGTCGCAACTGGTCATCATTAAGGATGTTGAGATGAAAAGCGCTGCAATATTTGTTTTATTAAAAAGATTCATAATTGTATTTTTTATATTATTTTGCTGAAGTTCTTTCGAAGTTGTAAACGATTCTTACGTTTTGTCCGTCTGCCGGAACGTTTTGTTCTAAACTGAACTGGTTATCGGTTTGGTTAATTAAATTCAAAGAGTATCCCGAAACCACTTCCTTCGCTTTGGAACCTTCAACAAGTTTTTTAAATTTAAATTCGGTGCCATTCACCACTTCAAATTTAATAGGCTGGATAACGCTTGGGCAATCTGCACCACCGTTAATCATGTAGCTGCCGGTCCAGTTATTTGGTACTAAAGTCCAGTGGCTGCCAACAAAACATTGGGCATCAGCATTTTCATCAAAGGGCTTTACTTTGTAATTGTTATCATAGTTAACGCTGGTTATTTCCCAATCTCCTTTCAAATTCATAAATTCTGCACGGTTTGCCTGGGCTGTTTTTGCGGTAGAACAAGAAACAGTCATTGCTGCTCCAATTATTCCCGCTACTAGTAAATTTTTCATAGTGTAAAAATTAAATATGCAATGTAACTACAAAAAACCGTGCCATTATTAAATAAACAAAAAAATCCGACGAATCGGATTTTTTTGCAAATTTAGCGAGGTATTTTTATTTTCTCGCTTTGGCTTTTTTTGTTTTGGACGGTACAATTTTCGTCGGCACAGGTTTGTAGAAATGCGTGTAAGCATATTCAGCAGCTTTCCGAACATCGATAACGCCACCTGCCTCTGAAATTAAATCAAACCGGTTATTTTCATTGGAATTAATCATGGCGTTTACAGATGACTTATTGCTGGTTTTCACCAATGATTCAATGATTTGTGGTGGTGTAAGATTCGGCATATAAGCAAGCAAAATCGACGCTGCACCGGCAACAACAGGGGAAGCCATAGAAGTTCCCTGCAGATAGTCATATTTACCATCCGGCACGGTTGAATAAATTTTAGAACCCGGTGCAAAAACATTTACCATTTTCTGGTTGTAGTTGGAGAAATCTGCACGCAAAAATTCATTATCGTTGGTAGACGCACCTACTACAATCATATTATTGATGAAAGGTTTTTCGTCCGTAGCTTTCTTAAAGTTGGTAGGGAAATATACATTTTCAGCAATGTTTTCATTCTCATTTCCAGCAGCTTTTACCAACAAAACGCCTTTGTCTTCAGCATATTTAAATGCGTTCCAAACGACATCTCTTCCCGGTGAAACCGGTTTGCCGAAACTCATGTTCAAAATTTTGGCACCGTTATCCACTGCGTACCGAATGGCATTTGCAACGTCTTTATCACGCTCATCACCATCGGGCACCGCGCGAACCGTCATAATTTTTGCGGTTTTGTAACCCACACCATATTGTACGTGTTCACCATTTGGTAACCCTGCAATGAT encodes the following:
- a CDS encoding SRPBCC family protein, coding for MRWIKIALFLILLLGIVYAVLMFFAPENKNFTVEKEINYPVEKVFPQFNNLQNFALWNSYFSDNKNKSLEFFTPYEGKGSSLTFQDAKDEDASGELFIRYSNPNKTLKFQLYEGRKHTPYLLNFKFVPMGNRTKITWFIHTPKQPFFKRSLNLISEDVWLESVDKSMANLSNLLGKKIQKEAQRDNLKFDTITEENQTSQVLLGINVSTKNSRDGLFKNIVVNHNKVLNFVKMDLGKKDDEFGQPVLIATPEYYKDKEVSYFYGVPLPKKEPVSDNNFTFRTINPTRTFVTYYRGSYAGRVKSIQQLVNKARKDTLRNGTLQETFLEEPNSASEVVLKLSLPVYK
- a CDS encoding glucose-1-phosphate adenylyltransferase; amino-acid sequence: MKPSVISIVLGGGRGSRLFPLTNTRSKPAVPIAGKYRLVDIPISNCLNSGFNRILVLTQFNSASLNSHIKNSFHFDIFSKGFVDILAAEQNVENDQWYQGTADAVRQSMKHLDKYEYDYILILSGDQLYQMDFREMIDFHCHNKGDITIATIPVNAHDATGFGILKSDDEGNITSFIEKPSEEVLHEWKSEVSEKNRNQSKEYLASMGIYVFSKAVLKKMFEDDPGDDFGGELIPNAIGTYKTLSFQFEGYWTDIGTIQSFFEANLNLTRNFPDFNLFSNRPIYTRARMLPPSKILGSYVSKAIFGDGCIVMADKIENSIVGNRSRIDKGSTLVNTYMMGADFYQDTNEIVENDQNGSPNVGVGKYCYIERAILDKNCRIGDNARIIGGRHLEDGDFETHSIKDGIVVVKKNAVIHPGTQIP
- the trxA gene encoding thioredoxin, with product MALEITDQSFKETVLNSDKPVLVDFWAVWCGPCRMLGPIIEEVATDFDGRAIVGKVDVDNNQQVSVDYGIRNIPTVLIFKNGEVVDKIVGVASKEVITEKLSAHL
- a CDS encoding cysteine desulfurase family protein, with protein sequence MNKIYLDNAATTPLSEEVIDTMVAVLKTNYGNPSSTHSFGQEAKILLENVRRDVANYLHVTPAEIIFTSCGTESNNMIIKSCVNHLGVERIITSPLEHKCVAETVLDMKKRKGVEVVYLRPNSKGDISLDDLTEALQKSDKKTLVSLMHANNEIGNLLDIKKVAEICKENNALFHSDTVQSMAHMELDFSDIKVDFASCSAHKFHGPKGSGFAFVRKSSGLKGIITGGPQERSLRAGTENVCGIAGLGKALELSVNHMEEYSTHIKEIKKYAIEQLTQKIDGIKFNGRSAEMDASLDTVLSLLLPFKDPMIGLKLDMKGIAISQGSACSSGASKPSMVMMMILNEDEMNSTTPLRVSFSHLTTKEEIDALVAALEGIAESFKIENHDIEHR
- a CDS encoding HAD family hydrolase; the encoded protein is MKKLYCFDFDGTLTFKDTMFLFLKFYNPMKFYAQFIKHIPLFVLLKMNLAEAEKVKKSFISSVLKGESRKNIELKSQIFFDLFHQKILREHALEFIKNIDRTQTESFLVTASLDIWVKPFADYLKMNLLATKGEFIDGKFTGNFLGKNCNGDEKVNRIKMAILGRKFDKTIAFGDTAADRPMLNWADEGHYKFFH
- a CDS encoding SDR family NAD(P)-dependent oxidoreductase, whose translation is MIVLGSNSEVAQAFVEKALNSGEKHSKIFLFTSNRETAEKFAKHLEVKYVQQSEIIELNLLKPIDFSTFENISSNLLFCATGFLGSGTEEGLYDNRNTKNIIDVNYAKLVPVLNYFADKMERKRIGTMIVLSSVAGERGRQSNFIYGSAKAGLTAYLSGLRNYLFDKKVHVLTVKPGFMATKMTEGLPLNPKLTATPKQAADAIYKAYKNGRNTAYILPIWALIMLIIRNIPEFIFKKLKL
- a CDS encoding FAD-binding oxidoreductase; translated protein: MKPNFKQKVSNWGNFPVVEKEMRSEDSLAKIQEYVRNHHEIIARGNGRCYGDAALAENIFSTKRLNKFISFDRLNGIIECESGVLLSEVLEVIIPQGYFLYVTPGTKYITVGGAIASDVHGKNHHAEGCFSEYVLEFSLLNENGEVLNCSRSDNADKFWATIGGMGLSGIILSAKFKLKNIETSYIRQERIKAENLDEIFQLFDESESYTYNVAWIDCLQKGENLGRSILMRGEHAFKHELPLNLQNNLLQLQKKISPKIPFFFPGFVLNNLTVKLFNFLYFKKQSKKMVKNIVHFEDFFYPLDVVKDWNRIYGKNGFIQYQLVLPKATGKEGMKKILETIAASGNGSFLAVLKLFGKANEEAYNSFPIEGYTLALDFKMNAKLKNLVEKLDKIVESYGGRIYLTKDSMSKPSLVNYLENVNNSKFVSLQSKRIQNG
- a CDS encoding decaprenyl-phosphate phosphoribosyltransferase, yielding MNKYLKLLRVEQWVKNLFVFAPLFFSGNITNLELLIKSIFAFLTFSFIASSIYIINDYSDMESDRKHPEKKNRPLASGTVSKATAKFFLAILLALVVLTIFTMQTLYATNYWQFAVIILFYFVMNLAYTFKLKHVAIVDVCIISVGFVLRVLAGGYASGILISQWAILLTFVLALVLAIGKRRGELVNAQVSGRTRKSLDGYNVQFADIALSISCALAIVCYLMFTLSPEVQQRFHPRVFYTVFFVVFAFLRYLQQTLVYNRTESPTKIIYKDRYIQVTLVFWLAAFLLQIYFK
- a CDS encoding OmpA family protein, with amino-acid sequence MNLFNKTNIAALFISTSLMMTSCDTVKNANNQQKGTVIGTAAGAVIGGIIGNNVGKGKNAPVGAVLGGIVGGVAGNVIGGKMDKQAKEIKETLPGAEVERVGEGIKVTMKENMVNFGFDSSNLTSAAQMNLDKLAEVLKNNPDTNINIYGYTDSKGTDSYNLSLSDRRAAAVKSYLISKGVDASRMITMGRGEQEPIATNDTDEGRAQNRRVEFAITANEEMINDAKTGN
- a CDS encoding lipocalin family protein is translated as MKNLLVAGIIGAAMTVSCSTAKTAQANRAEFMNLKGDWEITSVNYDNNYKVKPFDENADAQCFVGSHWTLVPNNWTGSYMINGGADCPSVIQPIKFEVVNGTEFKFKKLVEGSKAKEVVSGYSLNLINQTDNQFSLEQNVPADGQNVRIVYNFERTSAK